A genomic stretch from Aedes albopictus strain Foshan chromosome 2, AalbF5, whole genome shotgun sequence includes:
- the LOC109421383 gene encoding protein Daple-like, with product MSSTSTPNAIDDSEPLAGIINTIDNLENTLSNLELDVRNELNTQRLLYRCQLNLAGRCPSVDRVRDTDSQSSQGKGSIVSKFSGCNCRCNQALEIYLGQLRRAQTEQEELLRVMKMKDEQTKLYRCKLMESNATVERQKQEIKALKDNEELITQKINTALEEENQTLMTEIERLKSLPDELQARERALKVANKELQETKLTLKSLLLDIESGLETCEDISGELQQERKRAFNTLNEIDEEKRKVLSWIAKYSELKQQYDSAVQQKESVAQLSIALREKTTKLEALTKDYDALRKESVDYISNVETVNEKQRTELQERVVELECQNLQYKIALEEQCQKTSEVSHNMQRELLSLEMKFVDAQEEVSALKRYNEKAAASAEYTARRQSLVGDETSEDLPSLSPPYCKTCGVDFSSEKVDSEHACSEDKLSAKSENYETASGSGKSNGNGIASKSNESNS from the exons ATGTCTTCAACCAGCACGCCAAATGCCATCGATGACAGTGAGCCTTTGGCCGGAATCATCAACACAATCGACAATCTGGAGAACACTCTCAGCAATCTTGAGCTGGATGTCCGTAATGAACTCAACACCCAGCGGTTGTTGTACCGATGCCAGCTGAATCTGGCCGGAAGATGTCCTTCGGTAGATCGCGTCCGCGATACCGACAGTCAATCTTCCCAGGGAAAGGGGTCAATAGTCAGCAAATTTAGCGGCTGTAACTGCCGCTGCAATCAAGCTCTGGAAATCTATCTGGGTCAACTTCGCAGAGCACAGACCGAACAGGAGGAATTACTCCGGGTTATGAAAATGAAAGACGAACAAACTAAACTCTACCG CTGCAAGCTGATGGAATCTAATGCCACCGTCGAGCGCCAGAAGCAAGAAATCAAGGCACTCAAGGACAATGAAGAGCTCATAACGCAAAAAATCAATACCGCCCTGGAGGAGGAGAACCAAACCCTAATGACCGAGATCGAACGTCTGAAGAGCCTTCCGGATGAGCTGCAGGCGCGGGAACGTGCCCTCAAGGTGGCCAACAAGGAGCTGCAGGAAACGAAACTCACGCTCAAGTCCCTGCTGCTTGACATTGAGTCCGGTTTGGAGACGTGCGAGGACATCTCCGGCGAGCTGCAACAGGAACGGAAACGTGCTTTTAACACACTGAACGAGATCGACGAGGAAAAGCGTAAAG TCCTCAGCTGGATCGCCAAGTATAGCGAACTGAAGCAACAGTACGATTCAGCCGTACAGCAGAAGGAATCCGTTGCCCAATTGAGTATTGCCCTACGGGAGAAGACTACGAAGCTAGAAGCTCTAACGAAGGACTACGACGCTCTTAGGAAGGAAAGCGTTGATTAT atttctaaTGTGGAAACCGTGAATGAAAAGCAGAGAACGGAACTCCAGGAACGCGTAGTGGAACTGGAATGCCAAAATCTCCAGTATAAGATTGCCCTTGAGGAACAGTGCCAAAAAACGTCTGAAGTATCTCATAA TATGCAACGGGAGCTTCTCAGCCTGGAGATGAAATTCGTCGATGCTCAGGAAGAGGTCAGTGCTTTGAAGAGATACAACGAAAAGGCGGCAGCAAGTGCGGAGTACACAGCCCGGCGCCAGAGTCTGGTAGGTGACGAAACATCTGAAGACCTGCCATCGCTAAGTCCACCGTACTGCAAAACGTGTGGTGTAGATTTTTCATCGGAAAAGGTGGATTCCGAACATGCGTGTTCTGAGGATAAGCTATCGGCGAAAAGCGAAAACTATGAAACGGCTTCGGGTTCTGGCAAGTCCAATGGTAACGGCATAGCTTCAAAGAGTAATGAATCCAATTCCTAA